From the genome of Phaenicophaeus curvirostris isolate KB17595 chromosome 6, BPBGC_Pcur_1.0, whole genome shotgun sequence, one region includes:
- the HACD1 gene encoding very-long-chain (3R)-3-hydroxyacyl-CoA dehydratase 1, whose amino-acid sequence MAASEEDGGGSGAAEENGKKRRPGALATAWLIFYNVAMTAGWLVLGIAMVRFYIQKGTHRGLFRSVQKTLKFFQTFALLEVVHCAVGIVRTSVLVTGVQVSSRIFMVWFIAHSIKQIQNEESVILFLVVWTVTEITRYSFYTFNLLNHLPYFIKWARYNFFIILYPAGVAGELLTIYAALPYVKKTGMFSLRLPNKYNVSFDYYYFLIIVMFSYVPLFPQLYFHMLRQRRRVLYGEVIVEKDD is encoded by the exons ATGGCGGCCAGCGAGGAGGACGGGGGCGGCAGCGGCGCGGCGGAGGAGAACGGCAAGAAGAGGAGGCCGGGCGCCCTGGCCACGGCCTGGCTCATCTTCTACAACGTGGCCATGACGGCGGG GTGGCTGGTATTAGGTATTGCCATGGTGCGGTTTTATATACAGAAAGGAACACATAGAGGCTTATTCAGAAGTGTTCAAAAGACACTTAAATTTTTCCAGACATTTGCTTTGCTTGAG gtAGTCCACTGTGCAGTTG GAATAGTTCGCACATCTGTGCTTGTGACTGGGGTCCAAGTGAGTTCAAGAATCTTCATGGTGTGGTTCATTGCACATAGCATAAAACAG ATCCAGAATGAGGAGAGCGTTATTCTTTTTCTGGTCGTATGGACTGTGACAGAGATTACTCGATATTCCTTCTACACATTCAACCTGCTCAACCATTTGCCATACTTCATTAAATGGGCCAG aTACAACTTTTTTATCATTTTGTATCCTGCTGGAGTTGCAGGTGAACTGCTAACCATATATGCTGCTTTACCGTAtgtgaagaaaacaggaatgtTTTCACTGAGACTTCCCAACAAATACAATGTCTCCTTTGACTACTATTACTTCCTTATTATTGTCATGTTCTCCTATGTGCCAT TATTTCCACAACTCTACTTCCACATGCTGCGGCAGAGAAGAAGGGTGCTTTATGGAGAAGTGATTGTGGAAAAGGACGATTGA